Proteins encoded by one window of Crassostrea angulata isolate pt1a10 chromosome 9, ASM2561291v2, whole genome shotgun sequence:
- the LOC128163027 gene encoding uncharacterized protein LOC128163027, translating to MLDDTNPNDLANLVDVFVNQVISSTSSPLSGTSEPTNGNPGQEVKVKVVFKDKDDESPVGKISVTTQNAEKVIFILTQPNGTLVTKEKTVQNPSEESTVDEDFLGEPASTVEIQSVPVDETSTVSMKDLGIKACIEKGTSHIIIFSSPRQSQGEVLLYLRCRRRCSDLVKVFVAGPVSILLLVVSSPNLY from the exons ATGCTTGATGATACGAATCCAAATGACCTGGCTAATCTTGTTGATGTGTTTGTGAACCAAGTAATATCTTCCACTTCATCCCCATTATCTGGCACATCTGAACCGACTAACGGGAATCCGGGTCAGGAAGTGAAAGTGAAAGTTGTTTTCAAAGACAAAGATGACGAATCTCCAGTGGGAAAGATCAGTGTCACAACCCAAAATGCAGAAAAGGTCATTTTTATCCTTACACAACCAAATGGTACATTAGTGACAAAGGAAAAG ACGGTGCAGAATCCCTCGGAAGAAAGTACTGTGGATGAAGACTTCTTGGGTGAACCTGCTTCCACAGTTGAAATACAGTCGGTTCCCGTGGACGAAACTTCGACTGTTTCCATGAAAGATTTGGGAATTAAAGCATGCATCGAGAAGGGTACGTCCCATATAATAATTTTCAGCTCCCCGAGACAAAGTCAGGGGGAGGTTTTGCTATACCTTCGGTGTCGGCGTCGGTGTTCAGACctggtaaaagtttttgttgcaggtcctgtatctataCTATTACTTGTtgtatcttcaccaaacttgtattga